The sequence below is a genomic window from Fibrobacterota bacterium.
GCTGGCCTATAACGGATCGGTGCCGGGTCCGATCGTCAAGGTCAGCCAAGGCGCCTCCATCGTGGTCCTGGTGAAAAACGAGACGGATCTTCCCACCAGCTTGCATTCCCACGGCGTCCGTTTGGATTCCGATTACGACGGTGTCGTCGCCGAGGACAAAGGCGCTCCCGGCCCGGGCCAAACCTTCGCATATCATGTCCGTTTCCCCGATGCCGGCATCTACTGGTACCATCCGCATACGCGCTCGGATTACCAAACGCAGGTGGGCCTATATGGCGCCTATTTGGTCGCTCCAGCCGACCCGGCCTATTGGCCCCCGGTCAACCGCGAGATTGTTCTGATGATCAACGATTTGGCGATCAGCGGGAACGTTTTGCAGCCCTTCTACCGGAATGAAACCGATCATACCTTGATGGGACGATTCGGGAACGTGCTCATGGTGAACGGGGACACGGCCTGCACCATCCGCGTGAAGCGTAACGAGACTATCCGTTTCTACGTGGTGAACGCTTCCAATGCCCGGGTCTACAACCTGCAATATTCGCGCGACATGGACATGAACATCGTAGGAGCCGACAATGGCCGCTTCGTGCTCCCCGATTCCAGGGAGTCCTATCTAATCGCCCCGTCCGAGCGATTCATCTACCAACTCTATTTCAACGATGTCTTATCGGATTACGATACCCTCGATTTATGGAATGCCACGCCCACCGGCGCGCGCCCGTTGGCGCACTTCGTGTACGAGCCCGATACGGCCATGCCCGATTACCGTTCCAGCATCAACCTGGACAGTTGCCCACAGGCCGCCGCGTCCATCGATCCCTTCCGGCCCTATTTCGATAAGTCCCCCGACGAGGAAATCCTGTTGACGGGATTCATGGCCATGTCCAAGCCGCTTGCGAAAGCGGCCCTGCTTTCCGCAACGAACGCATTGGCGAAAGCGGCCGCGGTCGCCCATGATGCGGACCCTTCCAACAGGCTGGGAGTGGAATGGAGCGATAGCGTGCACGGCCCGGCCATGCTCTCCATGAACGACTCGTCCACCGACGCCAATACGCATTGGGCCATCCGCGATCTCAGGACCGGGAAGGAAAACCATGACATCCAATGGACCTTCTCGAAAGGGGATAAGATCCTGATCCGGGTGCATAACGATACCACCACCACGGGACCCGACGCGTCCATCATGTACCATTCCATGCCCCACCCACTGCACTTCCATGGACAACGTTTCCTGGTGGTGCGCGAGAACGGGCGGCCCACCTTGGAGAGCCTGGTTTGGCGGGACACCTACCTGATCGGGCGCGGATATACGGTGGACCTGTTGTTGGACGCGTCCAATCCGGGCGATTGGATGTTCCATTGCCATATCGCCGAGCATTTGGAAGACGATATGATGGCGCATTTCCGGGTGGTGGATAGCGGGGGCGATGCGCCTCGGCCATACGAATGGTCCCTCGGGCTTCCCTGGGCGGGGATCGATTCCCTGCGCCGGGATACCAGCCTGGCCGTCCTGATGCGCGCGGCCATCACCGGGACCGTCCGGGCCCGGCCCACCCCGGGGGCCGCCGATATTCCCTTGGCCGCGGCCTTGGACGGAAAGATATACCTGTCCAACGCGGATTTCCCCGACTTGCATGCCGAGGCCGCGTTCGATGCGGCCGGCCGCTTCACCGTGGCAGCGGATGCGGTCCTAGGCGCGGCCGACATCGTCCGCCTTAAGATCTGGGTCAAGGGCGTTACGTCCGGCCTGCGCCCGGTGCCCGATACCTTGCATCTGGTATTGGATCGCCGCGGAAAGATCCCTTGGTCCCTCGATCTCGATCTGGCGGGAGAGGCTTCCTTCGCGGGTCTTAAAATGGATACTTCGGCCGTGAGCACCATGCGAGGACAAGTGGCCGGGAAGGTGAACGGGTACGATGGGACCGTGATGCGGGATTCGTTATATTTCCGGAATATGGTCTATCCGGAAATGTTCGCCTACGCGCCGCTGAAGCCCGACGGCACCTTCTCCTTCGATGCGGCCGATCTGGTCGGCGCTTTGGATGGCAGGCACGAAATCGAGATTTTCTTGCGTCCCCAGGCCGGATCGCGTCGTTTCGATCCGGACACCCTGCGCGTGCACTTGAGCATTCCGTGAACGACGGGAAAAAAGGTCCTATCGCCATCCTCGGGGCCATGGATGCCGAGATCGTGGAGTTCCTGGCCCATTCCGAATTGCTGCGCCGGGAGGAATGGAACGGGTTCACGTTCTATGCCATCCGCTTGGAAGGGCGGGAGGCGGTGCTGGCCAAGTGCGGGATCGGTAAGGTCTTCGCGGCATTGGTAAGCCAGCATCTGATCGACGCCTATGCGCCTTCGCGCATGCTCTTCACCGGCGTGGCCGGAGCGCTGAACCCAGCCTACGAAATCGGGGACGTGGTGGTCTCGCGCGATTGCATGCAACATGACGTGGACGGGCGAGTCCTAGGCTTCGCGCGCGGGAACCTGCTGTATACCGATCTGAAGGTATTCGCCGCCGACGAAGCGATGGCGCGACTGGCCGCGGGGGCGCCGGCGCAGGGCCATCGGATCCATACCGGGCGTATTCTCACAGGCGATCAATTCATGAACCGGGACGAGATCAATCATCATCGTTACCTGATGGAAGAAATGGCCGGGGACGCGGTGGAGATGGAAGGCGGCGCCATGGCCCAAGTCTGCGCCGTGAACAAGGTGCCCTTCCTGGTGGTGCGGACCATTTCCGATCGCGCCGATGGCGATGCGGTGCACGATTTCAACCGCTTCCTGCCCGTGGTGGCCCACAATTCCTTCGCTATCGTAAGGTATGTGTTGTCGCGCCTTCCGGCGTAGGCGCTATCGGCTCGGGAACAACCTCGGCCCCAGCTTCGCGGTACGGGTCCCTTCCCCGGGGAGCGGCCCCGCGCCTTCGCGCAGGACTTCCGGGGCTTCTCCCACCAAGGATATGACGGTAGTAGGATTGATGGGCTGCGGGCCCAGGTCCACGATCAAATCGACCAGGTGGCCATAGGTTTCCTCGATCTCGGCGGGATCGATGAAATTGTCCTCTTCGCGGATCTTGGCCGCCGTGGTCAGGATCACCGCTTTGGGCGACATCGCGAAGAGGGTATTCGTGAACGGGCAATCGGGCATACGCACGCCCACCTCGGGACGGTTCACGTCCAGGATTTTCCGCGAACGGACCGTGGCCGGCAGGACGAAGGTGTAGGGTCCCGGCACCAGGGACTTCATGAAACGGAAGGCGGCCGTCTCCACCTTCGCGAACTCCGAGAGCTCGCTGAAATCGCGTACCATCAAGGCCATCAGGTACTTCTTCATGGCGCGCTTCACGTGGTAAAGCTTATTCACGGCCTTCTTGGAAAGCGCGTCGCAACCCATGGAATAACCGGAATCGGTGGGGTAGATGACCACCTGGCCGGCGGCGAACGCTTCCAGCACCTTTTGCATCAGGCGCGTTTGCGGGTTCACGGGATGAAGCTCTAGTCGCATAGGGGGAAGATAAAATTTAAGGCCAGTATCCGTTGCCATCCGGGAGGAAGGCCGCTTCTAGATGCTCGATGCCGGGGGCTCGGCCCTCACCGGATAGATCAATGCCGACCACGTCGAAACGCATGTCGCGATGCCCTTGGTTCCGTGATGCGCAATAGCGCTGGGCGAGCCTTTGCAAGCGGCGGATCTTGCGGCCGTCCACCCGCTCCAGTGGCCGACCGGAAACCGAGCCGCGGTTGGATTTGACTTCCACGAAGACCAGGGTTCCGTCGGGCGCATCGACGATCAGATCGAGTTCCCCCCGGCCGTGCCGGAAATTGCGCGCCACCAGGCGATAACCCTTGGCCTGCAGATAAGCCAAAGCATGGTCCTCGCCGCGGCGGCCCGCGGCGCAGTGGTTTTCCTGGGTCTCGGCCTTTTCCATGCGCGGTTCCGGTGCGGCCGGCATGGGTTTATTCGTAGGGAAGCCCCAGGAAGCGCACTTCGCGCACCGCCATGGGTTTGGATCCTCCGCCCGCGGCGAAGCGCAGCTTGGCCTTTTCGGCCAGCACTCCCGGAAAGGAAATGAATTGGGGCGCATCCGTTTCGGAGAGGGTAAGGCGTACCGGCTTATGGCCGTCCACCTCGAGGGAAACCGATTTGGGGGAGACATACCCCGGGGAAGAGGCGTCGGGAACGAGGTAGCCGGCCTCGATCAGGATACCCGTCAGCAGCATGCGCGAGCGGAAGGTGAATTCGATTTCGGATTCTTCCTTGCCCGCGGGAGAGGTCCAAGCCGTAGAACGCTTGCCATCGAAAAGGTCGGCCGGGGAGGACGGGCCCGAAGGCCCATCGGTGGAGGCGGGGCCGGTATACGAGCTAGGCGTAATCCAGTGCAGGCTGGCGCCCGGGGACGAGGACGGGCGCAAGAGCAGAAAGGCCATGCCGGCCATGATCAAGCCGAACAGCGCCAGAATGCCCCACAAGTAACCGCGGGAAACCGCCATGGGCTCCGGGATATACCGGCGATCGCGTCCGCGGCGATCGGTGATGCGCAGATCGGAGGGAAGGCTGGTTTCGGATTCGGGTCGCACGGGCTCGGCCAGATCGACATAATCAAGATGGGCCGAGTCCAGGTCCTTCAACAGTTCGTCCGCATTCCGATAACGTTCGGCCTTCGGTTTTTTCAGGCACTTAGCCACGATCAGTTCCAGGCGGGGCGGCACGTCCGGAACCCTTTTCGAAAGCAGGGGAGGCGCCTCGTGGACTTGCTTATAAGCCACGGCCAACGGAGTGTCCGCGAGAAAGGGCGGCCGTCCCGTCACCATCTCGAAAAGGATGATCCCGAGGCCGTAGATGTCGCTTTGGCCGTCCACCACGCCGCCTTCGCATTGCTCGGGGGCCATGTATTCGGGCGTGCCCATGGCCATGCCGGTGGTGGTGATGCTGGGCGCGTCCACCACCTTGGCGATGCCGAAGTCGGAGATGTAAACCTTGTCGCCGGGCTCGACCATGATGTTGCCCGACTTGATGTCGCGGTGCACGATTTCGCTTTGGTGGGCGTACTTGAGGCCGCGGCAGATTTGCTTGGCGATGGAGATGATGCGGGCGTAGTCGAGCCTTTTCTCCTGTTGGATGAGCTTGCCCAGGGTGGGGCCCTGGATGTATTGCATGGCGATGTACTTTTGCCCGTTCTCTTCGCCGTAATCGTAAATGGTGACGATGTTCTGATGCTGGAGCCTGGAAATGGCGAAGGCTTCGGTCAGGAAACGCTCGGAGAACTCGGCGTTGCGGGCCAAGATGCCAGGCAGGATCTTCAAGGCTACTACGCGTTCCAGGCCCGGTTGCACGGCCTTGAATACGTCGCCCATGCCGCCCTTGCCCAGATGTTCGAGGATGGTGTAGCCCCCGAATTTCCTGTCCGCCAGCGCGTCCGCTTCCGCGGGATTGAGTGACGCCTTTTCCATGGACCGTCCTTTCCGGGAGGGCTGACCGGGCCCGGACCCCGAATCTACCGGAAGTATAGGAAAATAGCACTCCTGAAATCCCGGAATTCCCGCGGCGGCGTAGCTCGACGCATATCAAGGGCTTGACCGCGATCCCATCTTCCGGCGCCGCGCGCGCGTTGTTACCTTGGCTTCGATGGCTGTCCGTTACGGGCGTTACGAAGTGCTCTATAAGCTGGGCCAGGGCGCCATGGCGCAGGTCTACCTCGCCAAGGATCCCGTGCTCTCGCGCTTTGTCGCCGTGAAAGTACTGCACGCCGATCTGGCCACGCGCCAGGACGTATTACACCGCTTTTTCAATGAAGCCCGCACCGTAGCCATCATCCGCAATCCCCACGTAGTGGAGGTTTTCGACTTCGGGCAGGAAGGCAAAGACCTGTACCTGGTGATGGAATTCGTGGACGGCCTGAGCCTGCATGGCCTGATGCGGCGGAGCCCCGCGCCATCGGGCCCGGAAGCGAAACCGGACGCATGGCCGGCGCCCGGCCGGGATGGCGCTCCCAACTATCAGCCCCTCGATCCGCTCCTCGCGGCCGCCCTCATGTGCCAGGCCGCCGAGGGCTTGTCCATAGCCGCCCAGCATGGCGTGGTCCATCGCGATCTCAAGCCCGAGAACCTGATGCTGAACACCCAAGGCTACCTGAAGATTTCCGATTTCGGCATCGCCCACGTGCAGGACGATAGCCTTACCAAGACCGGCGCGGTGCTGGGATCGCCATTGTACATGTCGCCCGAGCAGGCCCGCGGGCTCAAGCCCATCACTTCCCAGTCGGACATGTTTTCGCTGGGTTCGGTATTCTACGCCTGCCTGGCCGGCCACCCGCCTTTCCAAGGCCGGACGGTGACCGAGTTGTTCCGCCGTATTTCCTCGGAAGCGCATCTCCCGCTCTTGAGCCTGCGTCCCGAGCTGGATCCGGGCCTGGGTAACCTCGTCGATACCCTGTTGCGGAAGTCCCCTTCCGCGCGCGGAGGCGGCCCGCTTTGGCTTCAGCGCCAATTGAAGGCTTACCTCTCTCTCTCCGGGGTGACGGATCCGGCCGAATTGGCGGCGGGCCATTTGCGGGAGGTGAACGCCAATGGGGTGAGGACGACTTGGAACCCGGATGCGCGCAATGCCACCTTGCCCATGACGGTGGCCTCCACTCAACAGGCGACAGCCCGCTCCCGGCCTGGCCGGGTCTTAGCGCCGGGAACCTTCCCATCGATCGCCTTGCCCATCAACCCGACGCACCGGTCCGGACCCGGCAGCCGCAAACGCCGATCGGCCGCATCTTGGGCCTTGGCTTTGGCGTTCTTGGCCTTCGGGCTCGGAATCGTGGCCGGAGGTTGGCGGCTGCTAGGTCAGGTCCGGAAATCCCAAGGCGATTCATCGGATATTGCGTCTCTCGCCTCGGGCCGGAATGCCGCGCAGGGAAACGGTGAAGGCGACGGGAATTCCAATCAAGCGGTTCCTTCCGGACCGGAAACCGGACCGGTTAACTTGCGCGATACCCTGTCGGCGGCCCTTACCGGATCCGGAAGCGCGGGACCCGCTGCCACCGGCGCATCCGCGATCTCCGTCGCAGCGAGCGCGAATTCTCCCGGAGCCGCGGGGGAATCGGTGGGCAAGGAAAGCGAAGCGATTATCATCCTGAAGAGCTCTCCGCCCTTCGCCGAAGCCTACGTGGATGGGCGCTTCCTGGGGACGACGCCCATCCGCCTCGCGCATCTGGCGCCGGGGCGGCATCGACTGGAATTGAAATCGCCCCGCTTGCCAGGGTTGGATACGAGCCTGGTGCTTACGGCCGGAATGCATGCTTTGAAAGTCCGATTGGAAGCGGGACCGGGCCAGCGCATGGCCGCCGTCCCCGTCGAAGGCGAATAAACCCGGCGCGGCGCCGGGCTCAGGCCAACGCCAGCAGCCCTTCCGAAAGACGGTCCAAAGCGCGGACCAATTGTTCGGGATCGCATGCGAAGGAGATGCGCACGTATCCCTCCAGCCCGAACGCGCTTCCGGGAACGGTGGCGACCAGGCGCGTATCCAGGAGATATTCGCACAACTCGAAGCTGGTGCGTACGGGCTTGCCGCCATGGGATTTGCCCAGATAGGCTGACACGTCGAAGAAAACGTAGAAGGCTCCCTGGGGAGGGAAGACCTTGAGGCCGGGGATGCGGGCTAGGCTTTCCAATGCCAGGCGGCGGCAGGCGTCCAGATGGCTTTGCAGTAATGCCGGAAAGCCAACGTCCTCGTTCAAGGCGGCAATGGCGGCGAATTGGGAGGCATTGGCGGGGTGATGGGTGCCATGGCTCTGGATGGCCCCGATGGCGGCGGCCAAGGCGGGCGGTGCGCCGGTAAAACCAATGCGCCAACCGGTCATGGCGAAGGCTTTGGACATGCCGTTGACGGTGAGGGTGCGGTCGAAAATGTCCGCGCCCAGGGAGGCGATGCTCACGTGGCGCGCGCCTTCGTATACGATATGCTCGTAGATTTCGTCGGCCAGGCAATACAGATCATGGCGGACCAGGACCTGCGCGATGGCTTTCAGCTCAGCTTCCGGGTATACGGCCCCGGTGGGGTTGCCGGGGGAGTTGAAGATCAAGAGCTTGCTGCGCGGGGTAATGGCCGCTTCGATTTGGGCCGCGGTGGCCCGGAAGCCCGCTTCCAGGATGGTCGGGATCATAACCGGGGTCCCGCCCAGGAAGCGCACCAGCTCGGGATAGGTGACCCAGCATGGGGAAGGGATGAGAACCTCGTCGCCCTCCTCGACCAGAGCCAAGAGCGCGTTGAAGACGGCATGCTTGGCTCCGCTGGAGATAACGATATCGGCGGGAGGATAGGCGAGATTATTCTCGCGCGCGAACTTGGCCGACACGGCCGCCTTCAATTCCGGCAGACCGGTCACGGCCGAATATTTGGTCTTGCCCGATCGGATGGATTCGATGGCCGCGCGCTTCGCCGACTCCGGAGTATCCAGATCCGGCTCTCCCGCGCCCAGGCTGAGCACGTCCTTGCCTTCGGCCTTGAGTCGCTTGTACTTGGCGTCGATGGCGACGGTCTGGGACGTGGAAATCCGTCCCGTGCGGGAGGCGAGGGGTTTCACGCGACCTTCGGGCGTCCTTTAAACAAACTACCCGCATGCTTCCCGCAGCCGTCACGCATCCGTAACGCAGCCTTCCGAGGCCGTGCTCACCGTTTTGATGTACTTGTACAGGGTTCCCTGGTCCACCTTGTAGGCGGGCGGAGTCCAGCCCTGGAAGCGCTCCGCGATTTCCTCTTCCGTGAGATCCGCGTCCAAAGTGTTCTTCTCGGCATCGATGGTGATGACGTCCCCGGTGCGGATGACGGCCAACAGGCCGCCGGTCTGCGCTTCCGGGGTGATGTGGCCCACCACGAACCCGTGCGTCCCGCCCGAGAAGCGTCCATCCGTGATCAGTGCCACGCTCTTTCCGAGCCCGGCGCCCATGATGGCCGAGGTCACGGTGAGCATTTCGCTCATGCCCGGCCCGCCCTTGGGGCCTTCGTATCGGATGACCACCACGTCTCCGGCCTTGATTTCCTTCCGTTCCAGGGCATGCAAGGTGTCTTCCTCGGAATCATAGACCTTTGCCGGGCCCGTGAAGGACAGGCCTTCCTTGCCCGTGATCTTGGCCACCGCGCCTTCCTTGGCGAGGTTCCCGTATAAGATGCGGATATGCCCGGTCTTCTTGAGAGGCTGACTCACCGGGAAGATGATTTTCTGGCCTTCCTTCAACCCGGGCAAATCGGCCACGTTCTCGGCCAGGGTCTTGCCGGTGACGGTCATGCAGGATCCGTCGATGAGGCCTTCCTTGATCAGGAGCTTCTGCACCGCCGGCACGCCACCCACGGCGTGCAGATCCTCGAACACGTATTGGCCGCTCGGTTTCAGATCGGCGAGGTAAGGGCGCTTGTCGCTGATGCGCTGGAAGTCGTCGATGGTCAAGGGCACATGGGCGGCTTTCGCCATCGCTATCAGATGCAGCACGGCATTGGTGGAACCGCCCAGCGCGATGATCAGGGTGATGGCGTTCTCGAAGGCCTTGCGGGTCATGATATCGCGGGGCTTCAGGTCCAATTCCAGGGCGTTGCGTATCGCCTTGCCGATCACCAGGCATTCGCGAAATTTCTCGTCGCTCACCGCGGGCGAAGAGGAATCGTAAGGCAGGGTCATGCCCAAGGTCTCGATGGCGGCGGCCATGGTATTGGCCGTGTACATGCCGCCGCAGGCCCCTTGGCCCGGGCAAGCGTGCTTGATGACTTCGTTCATGCCGGCTTCATCCAGCTTGCCGTTGACGTACTTCCCGTAGGCTTCGAAGGCGGAGACCACGTCCAGCTTATGGCCGTCGTGGTAGCCGGGCAGGATGGTGCCGCCGTAGACCATGATGGACGGGCGGTTGAAGCGGGCCATGGCGATGACGGCGCCCGGCATGTTCTTATCGCATCCCGCCACGGAGATGTTGGCGTCGTACCACATGGCGCAGGTGACGGTTTCGATGGAATCGGCGATGAGATCGCGCGATTGCAGGGAATAGTTCATTCCCTCGGTGCCCATGGAAATCCCGTCGCTGACCCCGATGGTGTGGAAACGCAATCCCACCATGCCCGCTTCGTTAACCGATTTCCGGATATGGGAGGCGAAATCGTTGAGGTGCATGTTGCACGGATTGCCGTCGTAGCCCATGCTGGCGATGCCGACCTGGGCTTTGCCCATGTCCTCATCGGTCATCCCGATGGCATGCAGCATGGCCTTGGAGCCGGGCTGGGAAATGGTCTGCGTCAGTCGCGAAGAATACTTATTGAGTTTCATGATTCCCTGAGAAGTCTCTGGAAGAGAGGGTTAAGGGTACAGGGTACAGGGTAAAGGGTGAAAGTCGGGGTATTCCAAAACCCTAAACCCTTTACCCTTTACCCTGAACCCCTAGGTCAATCGAAAGGGAAATAGTAGCAAACAGGCGCCGGTTCTACCCGCTATCCCGGCCTACCGCTTGGAAATCTGCAGCCTCAGTCCCGACCGCGCCAGGATCGGTTCCCACTCTTCCTGGATCTTGGTGTACTCCTCGGGGGTCGCCACGAAGGGGTCGATGCGCCAATTCTGCTTGATCCCGATCGACTCGGGAGTGGTCTGGTTGATGGAGAGCAGCCAATGGAGGTAATGCTCCGAAAGCTCCCGATCGAGATTGAGGGATTTCCATCCGTATCCGGGCGGGATTTCGTAAACCCACTGGGAATTGATCTGGATCTCGTGGGGGAAATACACCGGCGACTTGCGGGATGCCGCGCGCGGGAAGCGCAGGAAGCTCAGTTCCAGTTTGGGGAAATGCTGGAATTCCAACGTGCCGTTGTGGAACGGGAATTTGGCGCGGTAATGGAAAACCATGATGAGGGGCAGGTCCGGATCATCCTCGTTCAAGACCCGGAAGCGTTCATCGGCGAAGGCGGGATAGCTTTGGGCCAGCCAGGAAAGCAAGTTCTCGTACTTCGTGTTCGGGTTCCATTCGCGCATATGGGATCGGAATTCCGAAGCGACTTTCCCGCTCAGAATCATGCTGTCGGAACCGAGCGCGGTTTGGTTGGGGTCCACCTTGCGGCTGTGGAACACTAGCACGCGATGCTCCCCGGCGCTGTCGAGCTCGGGAATGGTCATCATGCGCGAGTTCTCATCGTCGATGATGAGCACGTTCTTGCTTTCGAGGGCCAAGGGAGAGCGCCGGAAGGCGTAGGACTTTTCCGTGGGGTCCAGGAAATATTGCGGCATGCCCTGCTGGGCCGGCACGTGGACGATCATATGGTTGAACTGGTGCAGGCTGGGCTGATCCAGATCCCCTGCATGGTTCAGGCTCACCAGACAGAGGTGGGCGTCGATGCCGCGCGCCTTGAGCATTTCCATGAGCAGCAGGGCATGGCCTTTGCAATCGGAATAGCCGTTCGTCAGGACGGTCTCGCAGCGCTCGGGCACCAGGGCCTGCAAGCTGAATTCGTAGTTGTTGTAGCGTACCGAATCGCGCACGAAGCGGAACATGGCCTGCACCGGATTCATTCCCCGGTTCCGTTCCGCCATTTCGATGGCGCGCTCCTTCACCGGCAGAGGCACGGAATCCAGATGGACGCCTTCTTTCTCCAGGAACCGCTGGTAATTGCGCCCTACTTCGCGCCAAGTCGCGAAGGGCGTGGCCGAGAACCCCGTCCCGATCTCGTCGTTGCTGGGGCGGTAGTTCTCCTCGAAGGCCGGCGTCGCCTCGTCCATCCTGACTACGATGCGATCCGGGAGGCTGTCCACGCGGGACTCCCCGAAGGCGCTCAGAAGCAGATGCTTGGGCGGATGCAGGATCTCGTACTCGCATGCGAGGATGGGGAAGGGATAAGCGTTGTCGTAGCGGAGATAGGGGAATTCGTTGGTCGGGAGCTGGGCTTCCTCGGTGGTGATGGATTCCAGCCATTGGACGCCGGGCCGGGTCTTGATGGGCAAATGCACCAGCAGGTTCTCCGGATGCAAGGTCGTATTGTGGTTCTTGGTGACATAGAAGTCCCCGCTCTTTTCCTCTTCCATGAGCTTCAGGTTGGCGTCGTAAAGCCGGAAAGCGTTGACGTAGAAGCGGGAGTAGCCCGGGTTCAGCTCATAGGTCAATTCGGATAGCCGGATGAGCTTGCGCGCATCGCGGATGTGGTAGATCTGGTGGCGCGTTTTCTTCCAGCGGCCGTCGGCCGCACGGGACTTGGGGGCCCAAGCGTAGACGACTTCTTGATAGGCGAGCGTGAGGGGGTACTGCGCGGCCAGTTGCAGGTTCTCTGGCTTTTGCAGCAGCGCCCGCGCCGCCGCCAAGGTCGCTTTGGTCTTAAGCGGGGTAATGGGAGTACGCAGGATCAGGTTGCTGCGGCTGCCCATCAAGGCCGCCACCTGGGTCGCCAATTGTTGCGCATCGCGGTTGGACGCATCCAGCTCGAGGGCGATCTTAGCCGATTGCCCCGCCTGACGGTAGAGCTTAAGGCTGAATTCGCACGTGCCTTTGAGGAGATAATTATTCGAGGTGCGCGGGAAGGCCGTCCCCAGATCGCGAACGTAATCCAAAGCGCCTTCATAATCCTTCAGGCCCGCCAGGGCGCGCAGGTAGTACTCCACCGACTTTTCGGTGGGGGCGCTGTCGGCATGCGCTTGCACCATTACCTGCCGAGCGTTCTCGTATTCCTCCAACCCCAGGTAGGTTTGCGCGAGGTACACCGATAATCGGAAGCTGGGCTTTTCGGAATACATCTTCAGCAAAACGCTTTTCGAATGCACGCGCTCGCCCAGCCCCCATAAGGCGTCCGAAAGGTTGATGAGCCATTCCACGTTGCCGGGATCGAGTTCCAGCGCCTTCAAGGCCCATTCCTTGGCTTCCTGGAAGCGGCCGAGATCCTCGTAGAACGCCCCCATGGTGCCCGCCAGGTCCCCGGAAGCGGCCACGAGGCGCGGATGCCGCATCAGGAAGGCGATGCCTTCCAGGTTCTCCCGCTTGACCTGGAACATGGCGCCGCAGTTCACTAAA
It includes:
- a CDS encoding pyridoxal phosphate-dependent aminotransferase; protein product: MKPLASRTGRISTSQTVAIDAKYKRLKAEGKDVLSLGAGEPDLDTPESAKRAAIESIRSGKTKYSAVTGLPELKAAVSAKFARENNLAYPPADIVISSGAKHAVFNALLALVEEGDEVLIPSPCWVTYPELVRFLGGTPVMIPTILEAGFRATAAQIEAAITPRSKLLIFNSPGNPTGAVYPEAELKAIAQVLVRHDLYCLADEIYEHIVYEGARHVSIASLGADIFDRTLTVNGMSKAFAMTGWRIGFTGAPPALAAAIGAIQSHGTHHPANASQFAAIAALNEDVGFPALLQSHLDACRRLALESLARIPGLKVFPPQGAFYVFFDVSAYLGKSHGGKPVRTSFELCEYLLDTRLVATVPGSAFGLEGYVRISFACDPEQLVRALDRLSEGLLALA
- the ilvD gene encoding dihydroxy-acid dehydratase, encoding MKLNKYSSRLTQTISQPGSKAMLHAIGMTDEDMGKAQVGIASMGYDGNPCNMHLNDFASHIRKSVNEAGMVGLRFHTIGVSDGISMGTEGMNYSLQSRDLIADSIETVTCAMWYDANISVAGCDKNMPGAVIAMARFNRPSIMVYGGTILPGYHDGHKLDVVSAFEAYGKYVNGKLDEAGMNEVIKHACPGQGACGGMYTANTMAAAIETLGMTLPYDSSSPAVSDEKFRECLVIGKAIRNALELDLKPRDIMTRKAFENAITLIIALGGSTNAVLHLIAMAKAAHVPLTIDDFQRISDKRPYLADLKPSGQYVFEDLHAVGGVPAVQKLLIKEGLIDGSCMTVTGKTLAENVADLPGLKEGQKIIFPVSQPLKKTGHIRILYGNLAKEGAVAKITGKEGLSFTGPAKVYDSEEDTLHALERKEIKAGDVVVIRYEGPKGGPGMSEMLTVTSAIMGAGLGKSVALITDGRFSGGTHGFVVGHITPEAQTGGLLAVIRTGDVITIDAEKNTLDADLTEEEIAERFQGWTPPAYKVDQGTLYKYIKTVSTASEGCVTDA